From a region of the Tenggerimyces flavus genome:
- a CDS encoding TetR/AcrR family transcriptional regulator translates to MARREDRDTRRQQILAAAAAVIAHKGYHGARMDDVVAEAGLSKGAIYWHFKSKDEIAIALVDYLFDLQFWSIPEGPEGATVRDRFMALVDNMAEHATKNPEFGTLAFELYSLARRLPEMAKKLEHNFHRTIADATTLLDEGTTRGELENVDTKVAAETLVAMIDGIIAHWTLAPPNSDLRARLRAATGLLFDSLAKS, encoded by the coding sequence GTGGCGAGGCGGGAGGATCGGGATACCAGGCGGCAGCAGATACTGGCTGCGGCCGCCGCGGTCATCGCGCACAAGGGCTACCACGGCGCGAGGATGGATGACGTCGTCGCCGAGGCAGGCCTCTCCAAGGGCGCGATCTACTGGCACTTCAAGAGCAAGGACGAGATCGCCATAGCGCTCGTCGACTACCTGTTCGACCTTCAGTTCTGGTCCATCCCCGAAGGCCCCGAAGGCGCGACCGTCAGGGACCGGTTCATGGCCCTCGTCGACAACATGGCCGAGCACGCCACCAAGAACCCCGAGTTCGGCACCCTCGCGTTCGAGCTCTACAGCCTCGCGCGACGCCTACCAGAGATGGCGAAGAAGCTCGAGCACAACTTCCACCGCACCATCGCCGACGCCACGACGCTTCTCGACGAGGGCACAACAAGAGGCGAGCTCGAGAACGTCGACACCAAGGTCGCAGCCGAGACCCTGGTCGCCATGATCGACGGCATCATCGCGCACTGGACGCTCGCTCCGCCGAACTCCGACCTCCGCGCCCGGCTCAGGGCCGCCACCGGTCTCCTGTTCGACAGTCTCGCCAAGTCCTGA
- a CDS encoding ABC transporter substrate-binding protein, which translates to MNARARRVIRPIATATALAAMFVGAACGAPEPPGGTGNGTGGENSAAPTDASSVPDKPSKPVTLDILDVAGNLQLTQAMIDDFVANNKDVVTRVTYQKATGPETAGKIKAQQDGGNVQTDLVLTGNDGLSAGIDQGLWLPIVKDFGDRLDAPMADYLEPAAEMQKLAQDQGVVVTYYPSGPLLEYDPKQVPQPPTTAQGLLDWAKANPGKFMYARPANSGPGRTLLMGLPYILGDKDPKDPINGWEKTWKYLAELDKYVEFYPSGTADTMKNLGNGSVGIIASTTGWYVNPRVLGTVPKEVKVGAVEGFTWVTDAHYAVIPKGVSADNISAILLLLQWMLKPDQQAKAYDKGFFYPGPAIKDVTIDMAPAESQQAIKDYGDPSFEKLIADNPKATPLEAKELVAAFDKWDREIGGSKVKKQ; encoded by the coding sequence ATGAACGCTCGAGCTCGACGTGTCATCCGTCCCATCGCCACCGCCACAGCGCTCGCCGCCATGTTCGTCGGAGCCGCCTGCGGCGCGCCCGAACCGCCAGGCGGGACGGGCAACGGCACGGGCGGCGAGAACAGTGCCGCTCCCACCGACGCGAGCTCCGTGCCCGACAAGCCGAGCAAGCCCGTCACGCTCGACATCCTCGACGTCGCCGGCAACCTGCAGTTGACACAGGCGATGATCGACGACTTCGTCGCCAACAACAAGGACGTCGTCACCCGCGTCACGTACCAGAAGGCCACCGGCCCCGAGACCGCCGGCAAGATCAAGGCCCAGCAGGACGGCGGCAACGTCCAGACCGACCTCGTCCTCACCGGCAACGACGGTCTGTCCGCCGGCATCGACCAGGGTCTCTGGCTACCGATCGTCAAGGACTTCGGCGACCGCCTCGACGCCCCGATGGCCGACTATCTCGAGCCCGCTGCCGAGATGCAGAAGCTCGCCCAGGACCAGGGCGTCGTCGTCACCTACTACCCGTCCGGCCCGCTGCTGGAGTACGACCCCAAGCAGGTGCCGCAGCCGCCCACCACCGCGCAGGGCCTGCTCGACTGGGCCAAGGCCAACCCCGGCAAGTTCATGTACGCGCGCCCCGCCAACTCCGGCCCCGGTCGCACGCTGCTCATGGGCCTGCCCTACATCCTCGGCGACAAGGATCCCAAGGACCCGATCAACGGCTGGGAGAAGACCTGGAAGTACCTCGCCGAGCTGGACAAGTACGTCGAGTTCTACCCGTCCGGCACCGCCGACACGATGAAGAACCTCGGCAACGGCTCGGTCGGCATCATCGCCTCCACGACCGGTTGGTACGTCAACCCGCGCGTGCTCGGCACCGTGCCGAAGGAGGTCAAGGTCGGCGCGGTCGAGGGCTTCACCTGGGTCACCGACGCCCACTACGCCGTGATCCCGAAGGGCGTCAGCGCCGACAACATCTCGGCGATTCTCCTTCTGCTGCAGTGGATGCTGAAGCCGGACCAGCAGGCGAAGGCGTACGACAAGGGCTTCTTCTACCCCGGCCCGGCGATCAAGGACGTCACTATCGACATGGCGCCCGCCGAGAGCCAACAGGCGATCAAGGACTACGGCGACCCCTCGTTCGAGAAGCTGATCGCCGACAACCCGAAGGCCACGCCACTCGAGGCGAAGGAGCTCGTTGCCGCTTTCGACAAGTGGGACAGGGAAATCGGCGGATCGAAGGTCAAGAAACAATGA
- a CDS encoding ABC transporter ATP-binding protein has translation MTHARSDGFRQLRLAGVTRTFGRQTALDALDLVIDSGEFIALLGPSGCGKSTALNCLAGLLPLTAGTIHLDEKRIDTLPPEERGFGMVFQSYALFPHMSVRKNIAFGLQMRKTAKSELKQRVDSAIRLVQLEEHADKLPAQLSGGQQQRVAIARAIVVEPALVLMDEPLSNLDAKLRQEMRTEIRRIHQQLGLTTVYVTHDQEEALSLADRLVVLRDGHVEQIGSPEELYTEPANRYVAGFMGYRNLIELSIVGGTESRLELEGHGLKLTGIDRDNLAGRQEGVVAIRPEDFVVGAQTGGVAVTVEVVEYQGRELAVQVRTNDGTSLHLRTTERLVPGDQVAITVPTERVLVFSADSPAAPDEVAA, from the coding sequence ATGACGCACGCACGTTCCGACGGCTTCCGTCAACTCCGGCTTGCCGGGGTGACGCGAACGTTCGGTCGTCAAACCGCGCTTGACGCGCTCGACCTGGTCATCGACTCCGGCGAGTTCATCGCGCTGCTCGGCCCGTCCGGCTGCGGCAAGTCGACGGCACTCAACTGCCTCGCCGGCCTGCTGCCGCTCACCGCGGGAACGATCCACCTCGACGAGAAGCGGATCGACACCCTGCCACCCGAGGAACGCGGGTTCGGCATGGTGTTCCAGAGCTACGCGCTGTTCCCGCACATGTCCGTACGCAAGAACATCGCGTTCGGCCTGCAGATGCGCAAGACGGCGAAGAGCGAGCTCAAACAACGCGTCGACAGCGCGATTCGCCTTGTCCAATTGGAAGAACACGCCGACAAGCTGCCCGCCCAACTGTCCGGCGGGCAGCAGCAGCGGGTCGCGATCGCCCGCGCGATCGTGGTCGAGCCCGCGCTCGTCCTGATGGACGAGCCGCTGTCCAACCTCGACGCCAAGCTTCGCCAGGAGATGCGGACGGAGATTCGCCGCATCCACCAGCAACTCGGCCTGACCACGGTGTACGTCACGCACGACCAGGAGGAGGCGCTCTCGCTCGCCGACCGCCTGGTCGTGCTGCGCGACGGCCACGTCGAGCAGATCGGCTCGCCGGAGGAGCTCTACACCGAGCCGGCGAACAGGTACGTCGCCGGCTTCATGGGCTACCGCAACCTGATCGAGCTCAGCATCGTCGGCGGCACGGAAAGCCGGCTCGAGCTCGAAGGCCACGGGCTCAAGCTGACCGGCATCGACCGTGACAACCTCGCCGGCAGGCAAGAAGGAGTCGTGGCGATCCGCCCCGAGGACTTCGTCGTCGGGGCGCAGACGGGCGGCGTCGCGGTCACCGTCGAGGTGGTCGAGTATCAGGGTCGCGAGCTCGCGGTCCAGGTACGGACGAACGACGGCACCTCGCTGCACCTGCGGACCACGGAACGGCTGGTGCCCGGCGACCAGGTCGCGATCACGGTGCCGACCGAACGGGTGTTGGTCTTCTCCGCCGACAGCCCGGCCGCGCCGGACGAGGTGGCGGCGTAG
- a CDS encoding ABC transporter permease, giving the protein MAEVSLRHRLAERGVDRTLLLLLPAVVLIVGLFLYPFLYGLQLSFTPKTSGIFDNYRTFFSDPFQSETIWLTLRLALPAALFNVLASVPIAYKMRGRFRGKRLLTAILVVPITLGTVLTAEGLLTYLGNAGWMNRTLEAVGLIDEPIRFVPGYWGVLLSLVITGFPFAFLLTLSYLSGIDPTLERAAATLGAGWWERFRRITLPLLMPGLAVTFCLAFVLAFSVFPSAVMVGEPSGETHVISLAAYRAGWEQYDYPLASAIAMVMGGVELAVVGLVLAVRSRLYRGSSGGKG; this is encoded by the coding sequence GTGGCCGAAGTGTCGCTGCGGCACCGGCTCGCCGAACGCGGAGTCGACCGCACCCTGCTCCTGCTGCTGCCCGCGGTCGTGCTCATCGTCGGGCTGTTCCTCTATCCGTTCCTGTACGGGCTGCAGCTGTCGTTCACGCCGAAGACCAGCGGCATCTTCGACAACTACCGCACGTTCTTCTCCGATCCCTTCCAGAGCGAGACGATCTGGCTCACGCTGCGACTGGCGTTGCCGGCGGCGTTGTTCAACGTGCTCGCCTCGGTGCCGATCGCGTACAAGATGCGCGGGAGGTTCCGAGGTAAGCGGCTGTTGACAGCGATCCTCGTCGTGCCGATCACTCTCGGCACCGTGCTCACCGCCGAGGGCCTGCTCACCTATCTCGGCAACGCCGGTTGGATGAACCGGACGCTCGAAGCGGTCGGCCTGATCGACGAGCCGATCCGATTCGTGCCCGGGTACTGGGGTGTGCTGCTCTCCCTGGTGATCACGGGGTTCCCGTTCGCGTTCCTGCTCACGCTGTCGTACCTGTCGGGCATCGACCCGACGCTGGAACGGGCCGCCGCGACGCTCGGCGCGGGGTGGTGGGAGCGGTTCCGGCGGATCACGCTGCCCCTGCTGATGCCGGGGCTCGCGGTGACGTTCTGCCTCGCCTTCGTGCTGGCGTTCTCGGTCTTCCCGTCGGCGGTGATGGTCGGCGAGCCGTCGGGGGAGACGCACGTGATCTCGCTCGCGGCGTACCGAGCCGGCTGGGAGCAGTACGACTATCCGCTCGCGTCGGCGATCGCGATGGTGATGGGCGGCGTCGAGCTCGCCGTCGTGGGGTTGGTGCTGGCCGTCCGATCGCGCCTGTACCGCGGCAGCTCGGGAGGCAAGGGATGA
- a CDS encoding ABC transporter permease, with product MRTFKVSSVLVWGAVAFFLVNLLALIATVVVNSFARSWFDTWLPTEYTLGRYAEAWQEFGLLQVLIVTVIVALAVVVVSVLVGVPAAYALARRNFPFKRVLMLLFLLPILIPPITYGIPLATVLYKFHIAGSLAGVILVNLVPSVPFVIMVMTPFIEQIDPRIEAAARMCGAKTGAIFARIIGPLLVPGMLAASILVLVRTVGMFELTFLVQGPESSTLVVALYTAVSAAGIRSQQAVDAMAVIYTLSMVVLLVVGLRFINPTQLVSAVREEPRD from the coding sequence ATGAGAACGTTCAAGGTCTCCTCGGTGCTCGTCTGGGGCGCCGTCGCGTTCTTCCTCGTCAACCTGCTCGCGCTGATCGCGACCGTCGTGGTGAACTCGTTCGCCCGATCGTGGTTCGACACCTGGCTGCCGACGGAGTACACGCTCGGGCGGTACGCCGAGGCGTGGCAGGAGTTCGGCCTGCTGCAGGTGCTGATCGTCACGGTGATCGTGGCGCTCGCGGTCGTGGTGGTTTCGGTGCTGGTCGGTGTGCCGGCGGCGTACGCCCTTGCCAGACGGAACTTTCCGTTCAAGCGCGTGCTGATGTTGCTGTTCCTGTTGCCGATTCTCATCCCGCCGATCACGTACGGCATCCCGCTCGCGACCGTGCTCTACAAGTTCCACATCGCGGGCTCGCTGGCGGGCGTGATCCTCGTCAACCTGGTGCCGTCGGTGCCGTTCGTGATCATGGTGATGACGCCGTTCATCGAGCAGATCGACCCGCGCATCGAGGCGGCCGCACGGATGTGCGGGGCGAAGACCGGCGCGATCTTCGCGCGCATCATCGGGCCGCTGCTCGTTCCGGGCATGCTCGCGGCGTCGATCCTCGTGCTGGTGCGAACGGTGGGGATGTTCGAGCTGACGTTCCTCGTCCAGGGCCCGGAGTCGTCCACGCTGGTCGTCGCCCTCTACACCGCGGTCTCGGCGGCAGGCATCCGGTCGCAGCAGGCGGTCGACGCGATGGCCGTGATCTACACGCTCTCGATGGTCGTGCTGCTCGTGGTCGGACTGCGCTTCATCAACCCGACCCAGCTGGTCAGCGCCGTCCGAGAGGAGCCGCGGGACTAG
- a CDS encoding KTSC domain-containing protein: MKRQRIQSSSVASVGYDLDSRTLELEYVGGDVYQYYDVPPLVHTALLATRSVGAFVNRRVKTSYRFEQIA, translated from the coding sequence ATGAAACGCCAGCGGATCCAGTCGTCGAGCGTGGCGAGTGTCGGTTACGACCTCGACTCGCGCACGCTCGAGCTCGAGTACGTCGGCGGCGACGTCTACCAGTACTACGACGTGCCGCCGCTCGTGCACACCGCCCTGCTCGCGACGCGAAGCGTCGGCGCGTTCGTGAACAGGCGGGTCAAGACCAGCTACCGCTTCGAGCAGATCGCCTAG
- a CDS encoding SLC13 family permease has product MTAIAWIAVAIFVLAYVLIATEWVHRLAAALGGACLMLVLGITDTEHAFFSEVAGIDWNVLFLLLGMMLIVSVLRRTGLFEYLAIWSAKRARGQPFRVMVILVLVTAVASAGLDNVTTVLLVAPVTFLVCDRLGVPVTPFLIAEVMASNIGGAATLVGDPPNIIIASRADLSFNDFLIHMAPFIAVVLVVYIALCRWLFRKAFRYNAERAASVMELRERDAIRDVRLLVVSLVVLGLVLVAFVLHTWLHLEPAVIAIVGGLLLLALSRLDPGDVVRGVEWPTLAFFAGLFVMVGGLVSTGVIDHVASAASDAVEGRLGLATMALLWGSAGLSAIVDNIPYVATMSPIVAELVSNAGGNDQAQVLWWALAIGADLGGNATAIGASANVVALGLAERAGKPISFWEFTKYGLVVTAVTITLAVPYLWLRYL; this is encoded by the coding sequence ATGACCGCGATCGCCTGGATCGCGGTGGCGATCTTCGTCCTCGCCTATGTCCTGATCGCGACCGAATGGGTCCACCGCCTCGCCGCCGCGCTCGGCGGCGCCTGCCTGATGCTCGTGCTGGGCATCACCGACACCGAGCACGCGTTCTTCTCCGAGGTCGCCGGCATCGACTGGAACGTCCTGTTCCTGCTGCTCGGCATGATGCTGATCGTCTCGGTCCTCCGGCGTACGGGGCTGTTCGAGTACCTCGCGATCTGGTCCGCCAAGCGCGCCCGCGGGCAGCCGTTCCGCGTGATGGTGATCCTCGTGCTCGTCACGGCGGTCGCCTCGGCCGGGCTGGACAACGTCACCACGGTGCTGCTCGTCGCGCCCGTCACGTTCCTCGTCTGCGACCGGCTCGGCGTTCCGGTGACCCCGTTCCTGATCGCCGAGGTGATGGCCTCCAACATCGGCGGCGCGGCGACCTTGGTCGGCGACCCACCGAACATCATCATCGCGTCGCGCGCCGACCTGTCGTTCAACGACTTCCTCATCCACATGGCGCCGTTCATCGCGGTCGTGCTCGTGGTCTACATCGCCTTGTGCCGTTGGCTTTTCCGCAAAGCGTTCCGCTACAACGCCGAGCGCGCCGCGTCGGTGATGGAGCTGCGCGAGCGCGACGCCATCCGCGACGTACGCCTGCTCGTCGTGTCCCTGGTCGTACTCGGCCTCGTCCTGGTGGCGTTCGTCCTGCACACCTGGCTCCATCTGGAACCCGCGGTGATCGCGATCGTCGGCGGGCTGTTGCTGCTCGCCCTGTCCAGGCTGGATCCCGGCGACGTCGTGCGTGGCGTGGAGTGGCCGACGCTCGCGTTCTTCGCCGGCCTGTTCGTGATGGTCGGCGGCCTGGTGTCGACCGGGGTGATCGACCACGTCGCCTCGGCCGCGTCGGACGCCGTCGAGGGGCGGCTCGGCCTCGCCACGATGGCGCTGCTGTGGGGATCGGCCGGGCTGTCGGCGATCGTCGACAACATCCCTTACGTGGCAACGATGTCGCCGATCGTCGCGGAGCTCGTCTCGAACGCCGGCGGCAACGACCAAGCCCAGGTGCTCTGGTGGGCGCTCGCGATCGGCGCCGACCTCGGTGGCAACGCGACCGCGATCGGCGCCTCGGCGAACGTCGTCGCGCTCGGGTTGGCCGAACGAGCGGGCAAGCCGATCTCGTTCTGGGAGTTCACCAAGTACGGCCTCGTCGTCACCGCGGTGACGATCACCCTCGCGGTCCCGTACCTCTGGCTGAGATACCTCTAG
- a CDS encoding CBS domain-containing protein, which yields MRAGDLCSPFPSVRMDTPAIEAARLLAGQDLPGLVVVDARDKPVTVLPGTQVLRLAVPQYIQDDPALARVVDEAHADQFLAELADRTVRELLPEQPRELPVVDGNATVLEVAALMARSRSPLVAVVARNGVLDGVITLDALLDRMLGT from the coding sequence ATGCGTGCCGGTGACCTGTGCTCCCCGTTCCCGAGCGTGCGGATGGACACCCCGGCGATCGAGGCCGCCCGCCTGCTCGCCGGACAGGACCTCCCCGGACTCGTCGTCGTCGACGCCCGCGACAAACCCGTCACCGTGCTCCCAGGTACGCAGGTCCTCAGGCTCGCCGTTCCGCAGTACATCCAGGACGATCCGGCCCTCGCCCGCGTCGTCGACGAGGCGCATGCGGACCAGTTCCTCGCCGAGCTCGCCGACCGGACCGTACGCGAACTGTTGCCCGAGCAGCCACGCGAGCTCCCGGTCGTCGACGGCAACGCGACCGTGCTCGAGGTCGCCGCGCTGATGGCCCGTTCCCGCAGCCCCCTCGTCGCCGTCGTCGCGCGGAACGGCGTCCTCGACGGCGTCATCACCCTCGACGCCCTGCTCGACCGGATGCTCGGGACATGA
- the glpK gene encoding glycerol kinase GlpK — translation MTDYVAAIDQGTTSTRCMVFDHSGAVVSVHQLEHEQIFPRAGWVEHNAEEIWANTREVTAGALAKADITSANIAAVGITNQRETALVWDRSTGKPVYNAIVWQDTRTDRIVDQLGALGGGAERYKDKVGLPLATYFSGPKVRWILDNVDGAKEAAERGDLLFGNMDTWLLWNMTGGVDGGLHITDVTNASRTMLMDLTTLSWDADIAAEMGIPLSMLPEIRPSSQVYGEGRQGGSLPGVKIAGDLGDQQAATFGQVCFDVGTAKNTYGTGNFLLLNTGTEQVKSENGLLTTVCYKIGDADAVYALEGSIAVTGSLVQWVRDNLGLIGSAPEIEEVARTVEDNGGAYFVPAFSGLFAPYWRSDARGALVGLTRYVNKGHIARAVLEATAFQSKEVMDAMNADSGVDLTELKVDGGMVQNELLMQFQADILGVPVFRPQVAETTALGAAYAAGLAVGYWSNQDDLRQNWQEDKRWTPSMDAAKRDKEYANWKKAVTRTFDWVEADD, via the coding sequence ATGACCGACTACGTGGCAGCGATCGACCAAGGTACGACGAGCACCCGGTGCATGGTGTTCGACCACTCCGGAGCGGTGGTGAGCGTCCACCAGCTCGAGCACGAGCAGATCTTCCCGCGCGCGGGCTGGGTGGAGCACAACGCCGAGGAGATCTGGGCGAACACCCGCGAGGTCACCGCGGGCGCGCTCGCCAAGGCCGACATCACCTCGGCGAACATCGCGGCAGTGGGAATCACCAACCAGCGTGAGACAGCGCTGGTGTGGGACCGTTCGACCGGCAAGCCCGTCTACAACGCGATCGTCTGGCAGGACACGCGTACGGACCGGATCGTCGACCAGCTCGGCGCACTCGGCGGCGGCGCCGAGCGCTACAAGGACAAGGTCGGCCTTCCGCTCGCGACGTACTTCTCCGGGCCGAAGGTTCGCTGGATCCTGGACAACGTCGACGGCGCGAAGGAAGCGGCGGAGCGCGGCGACCTGCTGTTCGGCAACATGGACACCTGGTTGCTGTGGAACATGACCGGCGGCGTGGACGGCGGCCTGCACATCACCGACGTGACGAACGCGTCGCGGACGATGCTGATGGACCTCACCACGCTGTCGTGGGACGCCGACATCGCAGCGGAGATGGGGATTCCGCTGTCGATGCTGCCGGAGATCCGGCCGTCGTCGCAGGTGTACGGCGAGGGTCGGCAGGGCGGTTCGCTGCCGGGGGTGAAGATCGCCGGCGACCTCGGCGACCAGCAGGCGGCGACGTTCGGGCAGGTGTGCTTCGACGTCGGCACGGCGAAGAACACCTACGGCACCGGCAACTTCCTGCTGCTCAACACCGGCACCGAGCAGGTGAAGAGCGAGAACGGGCTGCTCACCACGGTGTGTTACAAGATCGGCGACGCCGACGCGGTGTACGCGTTGGAGGGCTCGATCGCGGTGACCGGCTCGCTGGTGCAGTGGGTGCGGGACAACCTCGGGCTGATCGGCTCGGCGCCGGAGATCGAGGAGGTCGCTCGTACGGTCGAGGACAACGGCGGGGCGTACTTCGTTCCCGCGTTCTCCGGCCTGTTCGCGCCGTACTGGCGGTCCGACGCGCGCGGCGCGCTCGTGGGCCTCACGCGGTACGTCAACAAGGGCCACATCGCGCGTGCGGTGCTGGAGGCGACGGCGTTCCAGAGCAAGGAAGTCATGGACGCGATGAACGCCGACTCCGGGGTCGACCTCACCGAGCTCAAGGTCGACGGCGGCATGGTGCAGAACGAGCTGCTGATGCAGTTCCAGGCCGACATCCTCGGCGTTCCGGTGTTCCGCCCCCAGGTCGCCGAGACGACTGCGCTGGGCGCGGCGTACGCGGCGGGCCTGGCGGTCGGGTACTGGTCCAACCAGGACGACCTGCGCCAGAACTGGCAGGAGGACAAGCGCTGGACGCCGTCGATGGACGCGGCCAAGCGCGACAAGGAGTACGCGAACTGGAAGAAGGCCGTGACCCGCACGTTCGACTGGGTCGAGGCCGACGACTGA
- a CDS encoding MIP/aquaporin family protein: MGTIILSETLGTMLLTLLGCGVVANHLLTNTKGRGGGFLMVNFGWGIAVFAGVYVAAKSGAHLNPAVTLGILASGADEYAAGVDITVLNTIAYFIGEFLGGFLGGVLCWLAYRQHFDQHDNAAEKLGVFSTGPQYRNVTWNLVTEVIATFVLVFVILFFAGTPSGLGPLAVAMLVVGIGASLGGPTGYAINPARDMGPRLAHLVVPIKGKGSSDWGYSWIPVVGPIVGGVVAGLVAMLVKNAIG, translated from the coding sequence ATGGGGACGATCATCCTCTCGGAGACACTCGGCACGATGCTGCTCACACTGCTGGGGTGTGGCGTCGTTGCCAACCATCTCCTGACGAACACCAAGGGACGCGGCGGCGGCTTCCTGATGGTGAACTTCGGTTGGGGCATCGCGGTCTTCGCCGGCGTGTACGTCGCCGCGAAGAGTGGTGCACACCTCAACCCCGCCGTCACGCTGGGCATCCTCGCGAGCGGGGCGGACGAGTACGCCGCAGGCGTGGACATCACCGTCCTGAACACCATCGCCTACTTCATCGGTGAGTTCCTCGGCGGCTTCCTGGGCGGCGTGCTGTGCTGGCTGGCGTACCGGCAGCACTTCGACCAACACGACAACGCGGCGGAGAAGCTGGGCGTGTTCTCCACCGGACCGCAGTACCGGAACGTGACGTGGAACCTCGTCACCGAGGTCATCGCGACGTTCGTCCTGGTGTTCGTGATCCTGTTCTTCGCCGGAACGCCGTCCGGCCTGGGGCCGTTGGCTGTCGCCATGCTGGTCGTCGGCATCGGCGCCTCGCTCGGTGGTCCGACCGGCTACGCGATCAACCCCGCTCGCGACATGGGACCACGACTAGCGCACCTGGTCGTGCCGATCAAGGGCAAGGGTTCGAGCGACTGGGGCTACTCGTGGATCCCCGTCGTCGGGCCTATCGTCGGCGGTGTCGTCGCCGGACTGGTCGCGATGCTCGTCAAGAACGCGATCGGCTGA
- a CDS encoding glycerol-3-phosphate dehydrogenase/oxidase, whose protein sequence is MRGSGRLGPEERAEAWRKLGDQTFDVLVIGGGVTGAGTALDAVTRGLDTALVESRDFASGTSSRSSKLFHGGLRYLEQFNFHLVAEALKERELMLTRIAPHLVKPVPFLYPLKTRMVERPYVGSGLIMYDTMARGRSVPMHQHLTRHGALKLCPGLRQDSLVGAIKYYDAQADDARHTLTVIRTAARYGAVVRNSSEVIGFLREGERIVGAEVRDVDSGETTTVRAKVVINCTGVWTDDIQRLTGGRGRFRVRASKGVHVLVPRDRIASEVGLILRTEKSVLFVIPWGNHWIIGTTDTDWELDKAHPAASQADIDYILDHVNSVLAVPLTRDDIQGVYAGLRPLLAGESEKTSQLSREHAVARPLPGLVSIAGGKYTTYRVMAKDAVDAARPDLGHIPPSVTEHVPLLGAEGYHALVNQIDELAAEAGLPVWRMQRLLDRYGSMVDEVLELAASDPSLLEALDGAGEYLRVEARYAATHEAAVHLDDVLARRTRISIEEPHRGTESASPVAALVADVLGWDGERVQNEVEVYQARVSAERESQTKPDDLTADAVRLATPDTRASAVGRALS, encoded by the coding sequence GTGAGAGGTTCTGGGCGACTTGGTCCTGAAGAACGGGCCGAAGCCTGGCGAAAGCTGGGCGATCAGACGTTCGACGTGCTGGTCATCGGCGGTGGGGTGACCGGTGCCGGTACGGCGTTGGACGCCGTCACTCGCGGGTTGGACACCGCGCTTGTCGAAAGTCGCGACTTCGCGAGTGGAACGTCGAGCCGGTCGAGCAAGCTCTTCCATGGTGGGTTGCGTTATCTGGAACAGTTCAACTTCCATCTCGTCGCCGAGGCGCTCAAGGAACGCGAGCTGATGCTGACGCGCATCGCGCCGCACCTGGTGAAGCCTGTTCCGTTCCTCTATCCGTTGAAGACAAGGATGGTCGAGCGGCCGTACGTCGGCTCCGGTCTGATCATGTACGACACGATGGCGCGCGGCCGGTCCGTTCCGATGCACCAGCACCTCACCCGACACGGCGCGTTGAAGCTGTGCCCGGGGCTGCGACAGGACTCGCTGGTCGGCGCGATCAAGTACTACGACGCGCAAGCCGACGACGCGCGGCACACGTTGACCGTGATCCGTACGGCGGCGCGGTACGGCGCGGTCGTGCGCAACTCCTCCGAAGTCATCGGTTTTCTCCGCGAGGGCGAACGCATCGTCGGTGCCGAGGTCCGTGACGTCGACTCCGGTGAGACCACGACCGTGCGCGCGAAGGTCGTCATCAACTGCACGGGCGTGTGGACCGACGACATCCAGCGGCTCACCGGTGGACGCGGCCGGTTCCGCGTACGTGCGTCGAAGGGCGTGCACGTGCTCGTTCCGCGCGACCGCATCGCCTCCGAGGTTGGGTTGATCCTTCGAACGGAGAAGTCCGTTCTTTTCGTCATTCCGTGGGGCAATCACTGGATCATCGGGACGACCGACACCGACTGGGAGCTCGACAAGGCGCATCCGGCCGCGAGCCAGGCGGACATCGACTACATCCTCGACCATGTCAACTCCGTCTTGGCAGTGCCGTTGACGCGCGACGACATTCAAGGTGTGTACGCGGGGCTTCGGCCGTTGCTCGCCGGTGAGTCGGAGAAGACCAGCCAGCTGTCGCGCGAACACGCGGTGGCGCGGCCGTTGCCGGGGTTGGTGTCGATCGCGGGCGGCAAGTACACGACGTACCGGGTGATGGCGAAGGACGCGGTCGACGCGGCGCGTCCGGACCTCGGGCACATCCCGCCCTCGGTGACCGAGCACGTTCCGTTGCTGGGTGCGGAGGGTTACCACGCGTTGGTCAACCAGATCGACGAGCTGGCCGCCGAGGCCGGGCTGCCGGTGTGGCGGATGCAGCGGCTGCTCGATCGGTACGGTTCGATGGTCGACGAGGTGCTCGAGCTGGCTGCTTCGGATCCGTCGCTCTTGGAGGCGCTGGACGGGGCGGGGGAGTATCTGCGGGTCGAGGCGCGGTACGCGGCGACGCACGAGGCGGCCGTCCATCTGGACGACGTGTTGGCGCGGCGGACCCGGATCTCGATCGAGGAGCCGCACCGCGGTACGGAGAGCGCGTCGCCGGTGGCCGCGCTGGTGGCCGACGTTCTCGGGTGGGACGGCGAACGCGTCCAGAACGAGGTCGAGGTCTACCAGGCGCGGGTGTCGGCCGAGCGCGAGTCGCAGACGAAGCCGGACGACCTGACGGCGGACGCCGTACGACTGGCCACGCCGGACACGCGGGCCTCGGCCGTGGGGCGCGCGTTGTCGTAG